Part of the Streptomyces sp. RFCAC02 genome is shown below.
CGGCGCCGACACCGCCGGCCGGCGCTGGGCCGCCCTCGTCACCCGGCGGCCGCTGATCACCACACTCGCCGTCACCCTGGGGCTGCTCGTGGTCGCGATCCCGGCGCTGCGGCTCGAACTCGGCATGCCGGACAACGGCACCGCCGCCCCCGACACCACCCAGCGCAAGGCGTACGACCTCATATCCGACGCCTTCGGGCCTGGCAACAACGGCCGCCTGCTGGTGCTCGTCCGCACCGAGGCCGGCGACGACCCCGTGACGGCGGCCGAACAGGTGGCGGCCGGGCTCGACCAGCCGGGCATCCTGGCCGTGGGCGACCCCGAGCCCGCCACGGACGGCCGGACCGCCGTCATCACCGTCGTGCCCGAGGACGGTCCGCGCGACGAGAGCACCCAGCAGCTCGTCCGCGACATCCGCTCCGTCACGCCCGCGCTCGCCGCCGAGGCCGACGCGCAGGTCCTCGTCACCGGCTCGACGGCCGCCGCCATCGACCTGTCCGACCGGCTCGGCGACTCGCTGCTGCCGTTCGCCGCGGTCGTGCTCGGCCTCGCGCTGGTCCTGCTGCTCCTCGTGTTCCGCTCGGTCGTGGTACCGGTCAAGGCGACCGTCGGGTTCCTGCTGTCCATGGGCGCGGCGCTCGGCACGGTGGTCGCCGTCTTCCAGTGGGGGTGGCTGGCCGACCTGCTCGGGGTGCCGACGAGCGGCCCGGTGTTCAGCTTCACCCCGATCGTGCTGGTCGGCGTGCTGTTCGGGCTGGCCATGGACTACGAGGTCTTCCTCGTGTCCCGCATCAGGGAGGAGTACACACGCACCGGCCGGCCGCGCGAGGCGGTGATCGACGGGACCGGGCACGGCGCGCGGGTCGTCACGGCGGCGGCGCTGATCATGTTCTCCGTCTTCGCCGGCTTCGTGACCGTGGAGGACGTCAGCATCAAACCCATCGCGCTCGGCCTCGCCGCCGGCATCCTCGCGGACGCCTTCCTGGTGCGGATGACACTGGTGCCGGCCGTCCTGGCACTCACGGGTCGGGGCGCCTGGTGGCTGCCGCGCGCCCTCGACCGCGTACTCCCCGACCTGGACATCGAGGGAGCCAACCTGCGCCCCACCGAGGTACACAGCGAACACGAGGGCACATTGGTCACCACCAGCACCCCCGGCTGACCGGCACTCCACCCCACCCACGCGCCCCACCCGGGGGCGCGTGGGTCATTCGCATCGCCCAGGCTGGACCGGTCCGAGCGAATGCGGCCCTGTGGGTCAGGCGTGTTGGGTTGGTTCCGGGGTCGGTGTGTGGGTGGGGGGTGGGGTGGGAGCCGGGGTGTGCTGGCGGCGCAGTGTGTCGGCCTTCTCGTGTGCGGCGATGGCGCGGCCGATCGTGGTCGATGTCAGGAAGCCCAGCAGGACGACGGCCACTCCGCCCACCGCGTCCAGCAGGTAGTGGTTCCCCGTGCCCATGATCACGAAGGCCGTCGTCACCGGGTACGCGAATCCCGCGATCCGCAGCCAGCGGTAGGGCGCCGCGCGCCACAGGATGAGGGCGCACCACAGTGACCAGCCGATGTGCAGGGACGGCATGGCGGCGTACGGGTTCGTGATGCCGGTGAGGGCGCCGTAGCGCGGGTCGTTGAGGTCCTGCGGGCCGTTCGCCGTGTCGATGTAGCCGAGGCCCGGCATGAGGCGCGGCGGGGCGAGCGGGTAGAGCCAGAACCCCACGAGGCCGAACAGCGTGACGAAGCCGAGCGCGCGCCGCGCGGCGCGGTACGTGCCGGGGTGCCGTACGAGGAGCCAGCCGAGGATGGTCAGCGGCACCGCGAAGTGGAATGACGCGTAGGCGAAGTCCATGGCGGCCGACAGCCACGGGGTGTCGGCCACGGCGTGGTTGAGGCCGTGCTCGATGTCGATGTGCAGGAAGCGTTCGATGTCGAGGATCTGGTGGCCGTGCGCCTCGGCGGTGTCGCGGTCGCCGCGCGCGTAGGAGCGGACCCAGGAGTACGCCCAGTAGCCGACGCGGATGAGGACGAGTTCCAGGAAGAGGTTGGGCCGGGAGGTGAGCCCTCCGGAGGCCGGGCGGGACCAGAGGCCGGAGTAGCGGGTGAGAAAGCGTACGGCGCAGGCGGCCAGGACGGCGCACAGCAGCGGGACGTTCTCACCGACGACGGCCAGGGAGTCGAGCTTGGGGACGAGCGCGTCACCGTGGAGGGTCAGCGCGAAGACGCAGACGACGGGCCACACCGGACGGTCCCCCGTGCGCCGCCCCACGCGTCCGGCCAGCGTGAGGAGCAGCCAGATCTGCGCGTGCTGGGGAGCGACCGGGGTGGCGGCCAGTACAGCGCAGCCGGTGATGCCGGCGGCCAGGAGCGGCTGGCCGTCGAGGGCGTAGCGGGTGGCGCGCCGCAGTGCGAGGACGCAGACGGCGACGGCCAGCGCCGTGAACAGGACGGCCTCCCCCGGGCCGTTGAGGCCGAGGCGCAGCAGGGCGCCGTGGAGGGACTGGTTGGTCACGGCGTCGGGTGCGGGGGTCAGGCCCGTGCCGGCCGTGTGGTGAAGCCAGTAGGTGGAGGACGCGTCGGGTTCCGCAGCCCAGGTGAGGGCCGTGGCGAGGGCGGCCGTGCCGGCGGCCCACGCGGCGGCGGGGCGGCGACCCGTCAGCAGCAGGAGCGGGGCGAAGAGGATCAGTGGGGGGCTGAACGCGGCGGCCAGGCCCAGCGGGATGGCGCCCGCCGGGTGGCGCGCGGACAGCAGCCAGCCCGCCAGGGCGAGCAGGACGGGGAGCAGCCCGAGGTGTGCGACGGTGAGGGTTTCGCGTACCGGGATCGCGAGGGTCAGCAGGGCGAACGCAGCAGGCAGCGCCCAAGGCCGGTGAACGGCGGGGGCGGCACGTACGGCCACGTACGCCAGGGCCGCCGCGAGGGCGAGCATGCCGCACGCCCATAGGGAAGGACTGTCTTCGGCGGCCCTGGCGAACGGTTTCAGCACGAGCGCGGCGAACGGCGTGCCCAGGAAGCCGGCACCGCCGTCACCGTCGCCGTACAGAGGGCTCGACGTGTCGTGGAACCAGGCCGGGACGCCGTCGAGGCGGGTGCCGGAGGGCAGCCGCAGTACGTCGGCGAGCCGGTGGGCGGCGAGGACGGCGGCGGTGAGCCACAGGGCGCCGAGGACGGCGGGGTGCGTCCGCCGTGTGCGGGGCGCGTGCTCGTCCCGGACGCTGTCCGCCGTCTCCACCACCCGTACGCCCCGTGCCTGTCCGAAGTTCCGGCCTCTGTCGCGCGTCGGCGAGGTGAACGGCCGCCCTCCGGAGAATGTACCGGGGCCCAGTGCACGGGGCGCACGGCGGGGCGCGCACGCCGGGGCGCTCAGAAGCCTTCGGGCAGGCGCGGAACGTAGGGCGCGGCGAGCCGTTCCAGCTCTTCGGCGGACAGGTCGAGGCCGACGGACGCGACCGCGTCGTCGAGGTGCGTCCGCTTCGTGACGCCGACGATCGGGGCGGTGACCGGGTGCTGGTGCAGCACCCAGGCGAGGGCGACCTGCGCGCGCGTCACGCCGCGTTCGGCCGCGATGGCGCCGACCTCCTCGATGACGCGGCGGTCGGACTCCTCCTGCTGCCGGTAGAGCTGCTGCCCGAAGTGGTCGGTCCCGCTGCGGTGCGTCGACGTGTCGCCGGCGGGGCGGGCGAGCCGGCCGCGCGCGAGGGGGCTCCACGGCAGGACGCCGACGCCCTGGTCGGCGCAGTACGGCAGCATCTCGCGCTCCTCCTCGCGCATGATCAGGCTGTACTGGTCCTGCATGGAGACGAAGCGGGTCCAGCCGTGCAGGTCGGCGGCGTGCTGGGCCTTCGCGAACTGCCACGTCCACATGGACGAGGCCCCGATGTAGCGGACCTTCCCGGCGCGCACCAGGTCGTTCAGCGCCTCCATCGTCTCCTCGATCGGGACGGCCGGGTCCCAGCGGTGGATCTGGTAGAGGTCGATGTAGTCGGTGCCGAGGCGGCGCAGGCTGGCGTCGGCCTGGGTGAGGATCGCGGCGCGCGACAGGCCGCTGTCCTTCGGCCCGTCGCCCATGCGGCCGTAGACCTTGGTCGCGATGACCACGTCGTCGCGGCGCGCGAACTCGCCGATCAGCCGGCCGGTGATGACCTCGCTGTCGCCGAGGGAGTAGGAGTTCGCGGTGTCGAAGGTGGTGATGCCCGCCTCGATCGCGGCCCGGACGAGGGGGCGGGCGTCGTCGATGCCGAGCGACCACGCGTGGGGGCCGCGTTCCGGGTCGCCGAAGCTCATGCAGCCCAGCACGATCCGCGAGACCGTGAGACCCGAGCCGCCCAGCCGTGTGTACTCCATCGGTTGCTCCCCTGGGGTGGTGCGTGTGGTGCCGTACGGGGCGAGTCTGCCCGGAGCGCCCGAGCGGGCCGCGGCGGGGGGCGACGTCGCACCGGGCGCCGCCTGGCACGGGACGCCGGGATCAGGGGATCAGGGGATCAGGGGATCAGGACGATCTTGCCGAGGGTGTGGCCGCCCGCCAGGTCGCGGTAGGCGTCGCGGACCTCCTCCAGCGGGTAGGCGCGGGCGATCGGCAGGTCGAGGTCGCCGGTGTCGAGCTGCGCCGCCAGTTCGGCGAGGACCCGGGCATCGGCGGCCGCGCTGCTGCCCTCGGCCGACGTGCCGTAGCGGCGGGCGTCCTCGAAGTCGATGGTGGTGTTGATCCGGTCCGCGCGGACGCCGAGTTCGATGGCGAGCCGGACGTAGCCGCCGCCGTGGGTGTCGATGAACGCGTCGGGGGCGCGGCCGGCGGTCGCGAGGAGCCGGTCGGCGACGCCCTCGCCGTGGACGACGGGCACGATGCCGTGCTCGCCCAGCCAGTCGTGGTGGGCGGGACCGGCGAGGCCGACGACGGTGGCGCCGGCGTTGCGGGCGAGCTGGGCGGCGAGCGTACCGACGCCGCCGGCGGCTCCGGCGACGACCACGAGGTCACCGCGCGTCACCTTCACGGCCCGGACGCACGCGTAGGCGGTCGTGCCGGCGACGAACAGCGCCCCGGCCACCTCCCACGGCACGCCGGCCGGGCGGGCGGTGAGGTTGCGCGCGTCGACGGCGACGTACTCGGCCTGGCTGGCGCGGTCGTCGGTGAAGCCGATCACCTCGTCGCCGGGGCCGTAGTCCGCGACGTCCGGAGCCCGGTCGGTGACGACGCCGGCGAGGTCGCTGCCCTGGCCGGAGGGGAACGTCGCGGGCCACAGCGAGTGGAGGCGGCCCTCACGGATACCGGCCTCGCCGGGGTTGATGCCGGCGGCCCTGACCTGCACGAGGACCTGCCCGGGGCCGGGCTCGGGCCGCTCGACGTCGTCGACGTGCAGGACGTCAACGCCGCCGTACTCGCCGAATCTCACCGCACGCGACATGCCGGTTCTCCCTCCGCGCCGTTCGTCCGTGGATGACCGGTGCTGCACCGTTCGCGTGACACCACTATGGAGCACACCGGCACCACCGACCACTCGGGACGGCCTGCGGCCAGCACAACCACCGAAGCTCCGCGACGATGCCCGGGTGCGGCTGGACGGCGGCCGCCAACAACTGGTGAAACCGCAGCTCAGCGGGGGTGGTCTTCCGACTCGTCGTTGTCCGGTGCGGGGGTCGCGTCAGGCGGGGGTCGGCAGTGGCTGGGGTGTGCGTTCCATGGAGCGCCAGGCCGGTAGCAGTGCCGGTGCTGTCGTCGCCGTGAAGTAGAGGACGGCTGCCGCCACGATCACCGGGACGATGCCGACCGTGCCCACCAGGGCGCCGGCCATCAGGCCGCCGAGCGGTATGCCGGCGAACGCCACCGACGCGCCGATGGCCTGTACCCGGCCCAGCATGTCCCGGGGTATGCGCTCGAACGACATGGCGCCGATGATCGGGTTGAGGAAGCCGGAGCCGAAACCGCCGACCGCGAAGACGGGTACGACCGCCCACAGCGGCACGGTGCCGTCGGCCGAGAAGGCCAGCGCCAGGAACCTGGGCGCCCCGCCGATCAGGAAGCTCAGGAAGAACACCGGCCGCCGCCGCAGCCGGTGCGCGTACGTGGCGGCCACCAGGCTTCCGCACACTGCCGCGCCCCCGAAGGTGCCCGCGAGCAGGCCGATCGCGGGCGTCCCGTGCCCCGATTCCTGCGCCCATACCGGCAGCAGGACCGCGCTGTACGCGGCGTCGAGGAAGTTCGTGAAGCCGACGAGGAGGACGAGGCCGAGGAGCATCGGCTCCCCGCGCAGGAACGCCAGCCCTTCCGCGAAGCGCCGCCGGTACCCGGACCCGCGCTCCGCCGGGTCCGGCGCCCGCGGCGCCGCGCCCGCCGCCCTGCCGCCCAGGCCGCGCGGCAGGGCGGCGGCGATGAGGAGGGAGCCGAGCGCGAAGCACACCGCGTTCGCCACGAGGCCGGCCATGGCGCCGGTCACGGCGATCAGCGCGCCGCCGGCGGCCGGGCCGACCGTGCCGGCGAGCCGTTCCACGACACCGGACAGGCCCGTCGCCCGTTCCAGGGGAACGCCGGACAGGTCGGCCGCCGCCGGGACCATGACGCCTTTCGCCAGGTCGCCGGGGCCGCGTGCCGCTCCGATGCACGCGACGAGGACCAGCAGCAGCCAGAACGGCAGCGCCCCGGCACCGTGCAGCAGCGGAACAAGCAGGACGCAGGAAGCGCTGACGAGATCGGTGGTCCACGACACGACGCGGGGACCCGCCCGGTCCACGACCGGCCCGGACAGCAGTTTGACCAGGACGTACGGCGTCATCTCGCAGAAGGCGACCAGTCCGGTGCGGGCCGCCCCGCCGCCGGAGGCCAGCACGAACCACGGCAGGGCGATCGCCGACAGCCGGGTCCCCGTCTGGGAGACGGCGACGGCGGCGAGCAGGCCGCCCAGGGGGCGCGCGCCCGCCATCACCGCGCGCCGTCGGTCTCGGGCACGGACCGCGGGTCCGGCAGGAGCTGCATGATCAGCGACACGCGGCCCGCGCCCTCCGGGGCGTCGGGCACGCCCTCGGCCGTCTCGTTCCGGTAGCGGGAGACGACCTCGTGCACCTCGTGGAGCATCCGCTTCGTCTCCTCGGGTGTGAGGCGCAGGGTGGCGTCGCTGAACCAGGTGACCTCCTGCCACCGCTCCGGCATGGCGTCGAGTGCGTCGAGCGTGTTCCGCGCGGTCTCGGCGTGGGAGGCGGCGACGGACAGCAGGTAGGCGAGGGTCGCCTCGGGCTCGCTGTGCGCCAGGTCGAGGTCGGAGAACAGGGTGCGGCGGTGGACGGCGCGCCACCAGCGGTCGCGGGCGTTGCCCCGTTCGGTGTCCTCGGCGACGAGGCCGACGGCGGCGAGCTGCCGCATGTGGTAGCTGGTGGCGCCGGAGGTGAGGCCGGTGCGCTGGGCGAGGCCGGTGGCGGTGGCGGGTCCCTGGCGGAGCAGCCGGAGGAGCCGGAGGCGCAGCGGGTGGGCGAGGACCCGGAGCCCGCGCGCGTCGAGGACGACGTCGGTGGCGGGGTCGGCCTGCGGTTTCCAGGAGTCGTCTGCGGTCATGGGAAGACCTTAGAACCGCAGAGGAGTTTTGCAAAGAGTTTTTGCAAAAGAGCCGTGCGGACGTCAGGTACACTTCAAATCTGGAGGGGCCGATCCGGGTGATCAAAATCCCGCATCGATCGCCCCGGCAGGCGCAAGGCCAGAGAGAACGCCCGTGCGGCGTTTCAACAAGCCTGTGAACAGAGGGAGTTCACCGCGCACAGCATGTCCCCGACAATGGGGCGGACGGCGGGAGCCGCCCTCGCGCCGCACACGGAGAGCTACCTCCGTGTCGGAGGCCCGGGTTAGGGTGGCGGGGACCGCGGTTGAGGAGGCAGATCATATGGTGACGCGACGCACCCCGTTGCCGGGCGTCGGCACCCAGTACGACGTGGCCACCCGGGACGGGCGACACATCTCGGTCGTCGCCCATGACGACGGGCGGCGCTTCCTGAGCTTCTTCGACCCCGAGGACCCCGACGCGTGCGCCTGCACCGTCCCGCTGGAGGCCGAGGAGGCGGCGCGGCTCGCCTCCGTGATGGCGCCCCAGGCCGCCGAGGCCGCGATACCGGTGGCCGAACTGGGCCTCGACCTGGTCACCGAACGCATCCCGATCGAGCCCGACTCGCCCTACCGCGGCCGTCCCATGGGGGACACCAAGGCCAGGACCAGGACGGGCGTCTCGATCGTTGCCGTGCTGCGCAGGACCGGCGCGCACCCCTCCCCCGGGCCGGACTTCCGTTTGGAGGCAGGTGACATGTTGCTGGTCGTCGGCACCCGGGAGGGTGTGGACGATCTGGCCGACATCATCGCGGGAGCGTGACCCGCGTTCACCGGGCGGCCCCGGCGACGGGCCCGCCGGCGGTCAGCGCTGCACGGAGCCGTGTCAATGACCTCGACTATCGAAGGGTGCGGTGATCGTGCACGACACAACTACCATGCTGATCGAACTTGGAGCCGTCGTCCTGGGCCTCGGGCTCGTCGGACGTCTGGCGGGACGGCTCAGTCTCTCCCCCATCCCGCTGTATCTGCTGATAGGACTCGCCTTCGGACACGGCGGGCTCGTCCCCCTGTCCACGACGGAGGACTTCATCGAGGTCGGCGCCGAGATCGGCGTCATCCTCCTGCTGCTCATGCTCGGCCTCGAGTACACCGCGACCGAGCTGGTGGACAGCCTCAAGACGCAGTACCCGTCCGGCATCGTGGACCTCGTCCTGAACGCCACCCCGGGCGCGGTCGCGGGCCTGCTCCTCGGCTGGGGGCCGGTGGGCGCGCTCGCCCTCGCCGGCGTCACGTACATCTCGTCGTCCGGCGTGATCGCGAAGATCCTCACCGAGATGAAGCGGCTCGGCAACCGCGAGACGCCCGTCATCCTCGGCATCCTCGTCATCGAGGACCTGACGATGGCCGTCTACCTGCCGGTGCTGTCCACCGTCCTGGCCGGCGTGGGGCTGGCCAGCGGCAGTCTGACGCTCGCGATAGCGCTCGGCACGGCCGGCGTGGCGCTGTTCGTGGCGCTGCGGCACGGCCGGTTCATCAGCAAGGCCGTCTCCTCCGACAACGCGGAGATGCTGCTGCTCGTCGTCCTCGGTCTGACGCTGCTGGTCGCCGGTGTCGCGCAGCGCCTCCAGGTGTCGGCGGCGGTCGGCGCGTTCCTCGTCGGCATCGCCCTGTCCGGGGAGGTCGCGCACACCACGCGGCGCCTGTTCATGCCGCTGCGGGACCTGTTCGCGGCCGTGTTCTTCGTCTTCTTCGGCCTCTCGACGAACCCGTCGGACATCCCGCCGGTCATCGTCCCGGCGCTGCTGCTCGCCATCGTCACGGCGGGCACGAAGATCGCGACCGGCTGGTACGCGGCACGGCGCGCCGGTATCGGGACGCGCGGGCGGTGGCGGGCCGGCGGCGCGCTCGTGGCGCGCGGCGAGTTCTCCATCGTGATAGCGGGCCTGGCGTCCGCGACGGAGCCGCGTGTGGCACCGGTGGCGACCGCGTACGTGCTGATCCTCGTGATCGTCGGCCCGTTCGCGACCCGCTGGACGGAGCCGGTGGCGCGGAAGGCCGCCGAGTGGCGCGAGGCGCGCCGCCCGGTGGAGGCGGCGCAGGTCGTCGGCGAGCCGCGGGGTGCCGAGTCCGGCGTGTGAGCCGGACGCCCGGGGCGCGGTCGGCGGGGTGCGGGCGTGCGGGACGCCCGTGCACGGCCGCCGCGCAGTGGGCCGTATCACTGATATGACCGTATGGCCGGATCGCCCAGGGGGATGAGGCATCATCTGCCTCATGGGAATAGTCGCCGGCCTCGACAGCTCGTCCGTCCACACCCGCATCGTCGTCTGCGACACGGACACGGGGCAGGTGATCCGGCAGGGGCTGGCGGAGCATCCGGCCGCCGACAGCGTTCCCGGCTCCTGGCTGCTGTCGCTCGGCGAGGCCGCGGACGGCGGCATGCTGGAGGGCGTCACGGCGATCGGCGTCACCGCGCAGCCCCTCGGCGTCGTCCCGCTCGACGCGGACGGCCAGCCCGTCGGCCCCGATCTGGAAGCGGGCGAGGACCGGGCGCGCGGCGCGGCGCTCGGTCTCGTGGAGGCGCTGGGCGGGCCTGCCGCGTGGGCGGAGGCCGTCGGCTGCGTCCCGCAGTCCAAGCACCCCGTCACATGGCTGCGGCGGCTCGCCCGCGAGGAGCCGGAGTCCGCGAAGCGCGTGCGGTCCGTCCTGCAGGCCCAGGACTGGCTCGTGTGGCAGCTCCTGGGCCGGCCGGAGCGCCGCACCACGGACCGGGGCTGCGCCTCGGCGACCGGTTACTGGTCGGCCGCCTCCGAGTCGTGGCGGTACGAGCTGGCCGAGCTGGCCCTCGGCCACCCGGTGACGCTGCCCGAGGTCATCGGCCACGCGGAGGCCGCCGGCCGTACGCCCGAGGGCCTCCTCATCCCGGCCGGCACGGGCGAGACGATGGCGGCGGCCCTCGGCCTCGGCGTCGGCCCGGGGGACGCGGTCGTGTCCCTCGGCGCCTCCGGGTCGGTGTGCGCGGTGCACGACGAGGCGCTGACCGACTCGACGGGCACCATCACGTCGTTCGCCGACGCCACGGGCCGCCACCTGCCGGCCGTCCGCACCCTCAACGCGACGCGCGTCCTGCGCGGCACGGCCGAACTCCTCGGCATCGACCTCGCGGCCCTCTCCGACCTCGCGCTGCGGTCGACGCCGGGCGCGCACGGGCTGGTGTTCCTCCCCTACCTCGCCGGCGAACGCACCCCCGACCTGCCGCACACCGCCGGCACGCTGTCCGGGCTGCGGCGGGAGAGCATGAAGCCGGAGCATCTGGCGCGTGCCGCGTTCGAGGGCATGCTGTGCGGACTGGCGGACGCGGCGGGCGTACTGCGTGACCGGGGAGTGCGGATCGACCGCGTGTTCCTGCTGGGTCCGGCCGCCGAACTGCCGGCCGTCAAGGCCCTGGCCCCGGCGATCCTCGGGGCGCAGGTCATCGTGCCGGACCCGGCGGACTACACCGCGATCGGCGCGGCACGGCAGGCGGCGTGGGCGCAGGGCGTGGCGGACGGGACGCTGACGCCGCAGGAACCGCCGGCGTGGCCGTCCGCGCCTGGCGACGTGCTCGACCCCGGGGACGAACTGCCCGTGGGCACGGCCGTGCGGCAGCAGTACGCGGCCGTGCGGGACGAGACGCACCCGGGCGCGTTCGGCGCCTGAGCCGGCCGCTACCGCCGTGTCGACACGGCGACTTGGCGGTTTGCCCGCCGGGGCGGTGCCGTGCGAGTCTCGTGCGACACCTCTCGGAAGGGCTGACCCCGTGACGCTCGGCATGGTTCTCGGCGACATCTCCTCCCGCGCCTCGACGCGGGAGCGGTAGCTCTTCCCCTTTCCTCCGCTCCACCGGTCCGGCCCACGCCGCGCGGGCCGGTTCCGGGTGTTTGCCGCACCTCCTCGTCGAAGCGCTCTTCGTGCCCCGCACGTTCGAGATTCA
Proteins encoded:
- a CDS encoding TrkA C-terminal domain-containing protein, translating into MVTRRTPLPGVGTQYDVATRDGRHISVVAHDDGRRFLSFFDPEDPDACACTVPLEAEEAARLASVMAPQAAEAAIPVAELGLDLVTERIPIEPDSPYRGRPMGDTKARTRTGVSIVAVLRRTGAHPSPGPDFRLEAGDMLLVVGTREGVDDLADIIAGA
- a CDS encoding aldo/keto reductase, translated to MEYTRLGGSGLTVSRIVLGCMSFGDPERGPHAWSLGIDDARPLVRAAIEAGITTFDTANSYSLGDSEVITGRLIGEFARRDDVVIATKVYGRMGDGPKDSGLSRAAILTQADASLRRLGTDYIDLYQIHRWDPAVPIEETMEALNDLVRAGKVRYIGASSMWTWQFAKAQHAADLHGWTRFVSMQDQYSLIMREEEREMLPYCADQGVGVLPWSPLARGRLARPAGDTSTHRSGTDHFGQQLYRQQEESDRRVIEEVGAIAAERGVTRAQVALAWVLHQHPVTAPIVGVTKRTHLDDAVASVGLDLSAEELERLAAPYVPRLPEGF
- a CDS encoding phosphatase PAP2 family protein, which translates into the protein MVETADSVRDEHAPRTRRTHPAVLGALWLTAAVLAAHRLADVLRLPSGTRLDGVPAWFHDTSSPLYGDGDGGAGFLGTPFAALVLKPFARAAEDSPSLWACGMLALAAALAYVAVRAAPAVHRPWALPAAFALLTLAIPVRETLTVAHLGLLPVLLALAGWLLSARHPAGAIPLGLAAAFSPPLILFAPLLLLTGRRPAAAWAAGTAALATALTWAAEPDASSTYWLHHTAGTGLTPAPDAVTNQSLHGALLRLGLNGPGEAVLFTALAVAVCVLALRRATRYALDGQPLLAAGITGCAVLAATPVAPQHAQIWLLLTLAGRVGRRTGDRPVWPVVCVFALTLHGDALVPKLDSLAVVGENVPLLCAVLAACAVRFLTRYSGLWSRPASGGLTSRPNLFLELVLIRVGYWAYSWVRSYARGDRDTAEAHGHQILDIERFLHIDIEHGLNHAVADTPWLSAAMDFAYASFHFAVPLTILGWLLVRHPGTYRAARRALGFVTLFGLVGFWLYPLAPPRLMPGLGYIDTANGPQDLNDPRYGALTGITNPYAAMPSLHIGWSLWCALILWRAAPYRWLRIAGFAYPVTTAFVIMGTGNHYLLDAVGGVAVVLLGFLTSTTIGRAIAAHEKADTLRRQHTPAPTPPPTHTPTPEPTQHA
- a CDS encoding FGGY-family carbohydrate kinase, which translates into the protein MGIVAGLDSSSVHTRIVVCDTDTGQVIRQGLAEHPAADSVPGSWLLSLGEAADGGMLEGVTAIGVTAQPLGVVPLDADGQPVGPDLEAGEDRARGAALGLVEALGGPAAWAEAVGCVPQSKHPVTWLRRLAREEPESAKRVRSVLQAQDWLVWQLLGRPERRTTDRGCASATGYWSAASESWRYELAELALGHPVTLPEVIGHAEAAGRTPEGLLIPAGTGETMAAALGLGVGPGDAVVSLGASGSVCAVHDEALTDSTGTITSFADATGRHLPAVRTLNATRVLRGTAELLGIDLAALSDLALRSTPGAHGLVFLPYLAGERTPDLPHTAGTLSGLRRESMKPEHLARAAFEGMLCGLADAAGVLRDRGVRIDRVFLLGPAAELPAVKALAPAILGAQVIVPDPADYTAIGAARQAAWAQGVADGTLTPQEPPAWPSAPGDVLDPGDELPVGTAVRQQYAAVRDETHPGAFGA
- a CDS encoding cation:proton antiporter, with product MHDTTTMLIELGAVVLGLGLVGRLAGRLSLSPIPLYLLIGLAFGHGGLVPLSTTEDFIEVGAEIGVILLLLMLGLEYTATELVDSLKTQYPSGIVDLVLNATPGAVAGLLLGWGPVGALALAGVTYISSSGVIAKILTEMKRLGNRETPVILGILVIEDLTMAVYLPVLSTVLAGVGLASGSLTLAIALGTAGVALFVALRHGRFISKAVSSDNAEMLLLVVLGLTLLVAGVAQRLQVSAAVGAFLVGIALSGEVAHTTRRLFMPLRDLFAAVFFVFFGLSTNPSDIPPVIVPALLLAIVTAGTKIATGWYAARRAGIGTRGRWRAGGALVARGEFSIVIAGLASATEPRVAPVATAYVLILVIVGPFATRWTEPVARKAAEWREARRPVEAAQVVGEPRGAESGV
- a CDS encoding MMPL family transporter, whose protein sequence is MSVLLHALGRTAFRRRWRFITCWVLLAALVGGGFAVIGTRLDSEATLPGTESQDGIDLLERAMPSATGVTAQLVFVAPEGATVTDPPYRDAIEQAVREAGAAPQVERAVDPFEAGNISADERTALAPVLYPIKRDDLADSSVTALEDIAERARESAGLRAEVGGSVYSTAGVSAGIGEVIGLGVAIIVLLTTFGSILAAGLPLLTALAGLVIGLLGLLLASNVTAVSSTAPSLALMIGLAVGIDYALLILSRHRAQLAAGMPAEESAARATATAGGAVVFAGLTVIIALAGLSVVGIPFLTVMGLAAAWTVLLAVAVAITLLPALLGLAGDRLRPKPGSRAARTAAPGADTAGRRWAALVTRRPLITTLAVTLGLLVVAIPALRLELGMPDNGTAAPDTTQRKAYDLISDAFGPGNNGRLLVLVRTEAGDDPVTAAEQVAAGLDQPGILAVGDPEPATDGRTAVITVVPEDGPRDESTQQLVRDIRSVTPALAAEADAQVLVTGSTAAAIDLSDRLGDSLLPFAAVVLGLALVLLLLVFRSVVVPVKATVGFLLSMGAALGTVVAVFQWGWLADLLGVPTSGPVFSFTPIVLVGVLFGLAMDYEVFLVSRIREEYTRTGRPREAVIDGTGHGARVVTAAALIMFSVFAGFVTVEDVSIKPIALGLAAGILADAFLVRMTLVPAVLALTGRGAWWLPRALDRVLPDLDIEGANLRPTEVHSEHEGTLVTTSTPG
- a CDS encoding winged helix-turn-helix domain-containing protein, whose product is MTADDSWKPQADPATDVVLDARGLRVLAHPLRLRLLRLLRQGPATATGLAQRTGLTSGATSYHMRQLAAVGLVAEDTERGNARDRWWRAVHRRTLFSDLDLAHSEPEATLAYLLSVAASHAETARNTLDALDAMPERWQEVTWFSDATLRLTPEETKRMLHEVHEVVSRYRNETAEGVPDAPEGAGRVSLIMQLLPDPRSVPETDGAR
- a CDS encoding MFS transporter, whose product is MAGARPLGGLLAAVAVSQTGTRLSAIALPWFVLASGGGAARTGLVAFCEMTPYVLVKLLSGPVVDRAGPRVVSWTTDLVSASCVLLVPLLHGAGALPFWLLLVLVACIGAARGPGDLAKGVMVPAAADLSGVPLERATGLSGVVERLAGTVGPAAGGALIAVTGAMAGLVANAVCFALGSLLIAAALPRGLGGRAAGAAPRAPDPAERGSGYRRRFAEGLAFLRGEPMLLGLVLLVGFTNFLDAAYSAVLLPVWAQESGHGTPAIGLLAGTFGGAAVCGSLVAATYAHRLRRRPVFFLSFLIGGAPRFLALAFSADGTVPLWAVVPVFAVGGFGSGFLNPIIGAMSFERIPRDMLGRVQAIGASVAFAGIPLGGLMAGALVGTVGIVPVIVAAAVLYFTATTAPALLPAWRSMERTPQPLPTPA
- a CDS encoding NADP-dependent oxidoreductase, which produces MSRAVRFGEYGGVDVLHVDDVERPEPGPGQVLVQVRAAGINPGEAGIREGRLHSLWPATFPSGQGSDLAGVVTDRAPDVADYGPGDEVIGFTDDRASQAEYVAVDARNLTARPAGVPWEVAGALFVAGTTAYACVRAVKVTRGDLVVVAGAAGGVGTLAAQLARNAGATVVGLAGPAHHDWLGEHGIVPVVHGEGVADRLLATAGRAPDAFIDTHGGGYVRLAIELGVRADRINTTIDFEDARRYGTSAEGSSAAADARVLAELAAQLDTGDLDLPIARAYPLEEVRDAYRDLAGGHTLGKIVLIP